The Methanoplanus sp. FWC-SCC4 genome has a window encoding:
- a CDS encoding DEAD/DEAH box helicase family protein, which yields MKINRLYNHELDYINNPEKYTYEFFKNKYLKDISTNAALGIADEELLNYYENKINGDGRFILKMEPNSDNYILLEKYVLDSARKIAGDYLDENELKEYDKYFEIFRKNIIISLYPFPEYQKKQMLKKISAICNLNPYITDEIFSMFFSCSTMFSLELFSFLLKDGKMHEFLKYISLPETEIDLLSKKPLLMMPPWNHQKNALNAWLKTGGRGVLEMATATGKTYVGLCAIHRLFTVNKKLNVLIITNSRALLNQWRREAIDKLGLYADPKQDFTNPLKYVNKNYSLSIEFKTIQSVYKNPKKYPADLLIVDEVHHIAGKEFQKALLIPCKWKMGLSATVEGYERHDVIDRYLGNTVFRYSLKKAKDDGIIPDFRLVVHKSFLDTDENNEFSKITRDIKKLLTIINSEYKDTIFTITGNYNSFKNLGEFISLMRKARYKGYSLPDDFYRLMGLLFKRRMIIHKSHPKMQSAISLAKIEGKSKKCVLFTMDIATCEKIYSDIKDFVPAFRVHSNLKESKRNHALDEFRKSRTGVLVAPKVLDEGIDVPDAEIGINVASAKTKLQLIQRMGRILRNKPGKKPVFHHYVAIPSDCIEEEDSFTLQNDLSWILDLSLKSGIIAELKETKLSDLANLEKHFEDYTLDYYRERKEIFTEEYGTIKIKNIIQSIDGNTRKIIVNALQKSKNKINEQEWYDIINSSGSCSKEINYPALRWIWILSEKDRTKLINYFNHSKNQNEEPGYESLSHGEIIQGIENIGINESKKSDSNKKTESIGKKIKYAKSKRERESAASELLKFGSESKNVLSHLLTDKNSETKICALKLAGEICDPSLFDLIINCLSEKDHDVKIAAADSLSEYKDKRANYHLMKAGRVKDPEVKKAVKKALTKINKNK from the coding sequence ATGAAAATAAACAGACTTTACAATCATGAACTGGATTATATCAATAATCCTGAAAAATATACATATGAATTTTTTAAAAACAAATATCTAAAGGATATTTCAACCAACGCCGCATTAGGAATTGCAGATGAAGAACTGCTAAATTATTATGAAAACAAAATAAACGGCGATGGCAGATTTATCTTAAAAATGGAACCAAACAGTGACAACTATATTTTACTAGAAAAATATGTTTTGGATTCTGCCAGAAAAATCGCAGGGGATTATCTTGATGAAAATGAATTAAAAGAATATGACAAATATTTTGAAATTTTCAGGAAAAATATTATTATATCCCTTTATCCTTTTCCTGAATATCAAAAAAAGCAGATGCTAAAAAAAATATCCGCAATATGCAATTTAAATCCATATATTACTGATGAAATCTTTTCGATGTTCTTCTCATGCAGCACTATGTTTTCATTAGAGCTGTTTTCTTTTTTGCTTAAAGATGGTAAAATGCATGAATTTTTAAAATACATTTCACTGCCCGAAACTGAAATTGATCTGCTTTCCAAAAAACCCTTACTTATGATGCCTCCATGGAATCATCAGAAAAATGCACTTAATGCATGGCTGAAAACAGGAGGCAGGGGTGTTTTGGAGATGGCAACAGCTACAGGAAAAACATATGTCGGGCTTTGTGCAATTCACAGACTTTTTACAGTTAACAAAAAACTCAATGTCCTCATTATTACAAACTCAAGAGCGCTCTTAAACCAGTGGAGGCGTGAAGCAATAGATAAACTTGGTCTTTATGCAGATCCAAAACAGGACTTCACAAACCCTCTAAAATATGTAAATAAAAATTACAGCCTTTCAATTGAATTTAAAACCATACAGTCTGTTTACAAAAATCCAAAAAAATATCCGGCAGATCTTCTGATAGTCGATGAAGTCCACCACATTGCAGGAAAAGAATTTCAAAAAGCCCTCCTGATCCCCTGTAAATGGAAAATGGGACTTTCCGCAACAGTTGAGGGATATGAAAGACATGATGTTATTGACAGATATCTTGGAAATACTGTTTTCAGATATTCCCTCAAAAAGGCAAAAGATGATGGAATTATACCGGACTTCAGACTTGTAGTACATAAATCATTTCTGGATACAGATGAAAATAATGAATTTTCAAAGATTACAAGGGACATAAAAAAACTTCTTACAATTATAAACTCAGAATATAAAGATACAATTTTCACAATAACCGGCAATTATAATTCTTTTAAAAATCTTGGAGAGTTCATCAGTTTGATGCGCAAGGCAAGATACAAAGGATACAGCCTCCCTGACGATTTTTACAGACTTATGGGTTTATTATTCAAAAGAAGAATGATAATCCATAAATCCCATCCAAAAATGCAAAGTGCAATATCCCTTGCAAAAATTGAGGGAAAGTCAAAAAAATGTGTTCTGTTTACAATGGATATTGCCACCTGTGAAAAGATATATTCAGATATTAAGGATTTTGTTCCGGCATTTCGGGTTCATTCAAATCTAAAGGAATCAAAACGTAACCATGCTCTCGATGAATTCAGAAAATCACGAACAGGAGTTTTGGTCGCTCCAAAAGTACTTGATGAGGGAATTGATGTCCCGGATGCTGAAATTGGAATAAATGTTGCATCCGCAAAGACAAAGCTTCAGCTTATTCAGAGGATGGGAAGAATTCTCAGGAATAAACCGGGAAAAAAGCCTGTTTTTCATCATTATGTTGCAATTCCATCGGATTGTATTGAAGAGGAGGATTCTTTTACACTGCAAAATGATCTTTCATGGATACTGGATTTGTCTTTAAAATCAGGAATCATAGCCGAATTAAAAGAAACAAAATTATCAGATCTTGCAAATCTCGAAAAACATTTTGAAGACTATACACTTGATTATTACAGAGAAAGAAAAGAAATATTCACAGAGGAATACGGAACAATAAAAATCAAAAATATAATACAGTCAATCGATGGAAATACCCGTAAAATTATTGTAAATGCCCTTCAAAAATCAAAAAACAAAATTAATGAGCAGGAATGGTATGACATAATAAATTCTTCAGGAAGCTGTTCAAAGGAGATAAATTATCCGGCTTTAAGATGGATCTGGATATTATCAGAAAAAGACAGAACAAAACTGATAAATTATTTTAATCATTCCAAAAATCAAAATGAAGAACCCGGATATGAATCACTCAGCCACGGAGAAATAATTCAGGGCATAGAAAATATTGGAATAAATGAATCCAAAAAAAGTGATTCTAATAAAAAGACAGAATCAATTGGCAAAAAAATAAAATACGCCAAATCAAAAAGGGAAAGGGAGTCTGCTGCATCAGAACTTCTTAAATTCGGATCAGAATCTAAAAATGTATTATCACACCTCTTAACTGACAAAAATTCCGAAACGAAAATATGTGCACTAAAACTTGCAGGTGAAATTTGCGATCCTTCATTATTTGATTTGATTATAAACTGCCTTTCGGAAAAAGATCATGATGTCAAAATCGCTGCGGCGGATTCATTATCCGAATACAAAGACAAAAGAGCAAACTATCACCTAATGAAAGCCGGCAGAGTAAAAGACCCTGAAGTAAAAAAGGCTGTAAAAAAAGCACTGACAAAAATTAATAAAAATAAATAA
- a CDS encoding STAS domain-containing protein, translating to MDIITERKEGVLIFSLEGRLDTNGAELFGSAVKNMVHSDDKAVVIDLKDVPYISSSGIRVILGLKKEMKKREGEIVLCSLQEYPSKVLDMAGLLNIFKTTDSVDEGIKKAKTGIDTLSLIDELKNPSTLRNGVHYTFESGIVSKNTIFICGDAESVFNSSVTEENISEGNFDIEYSFGLGAMGIDKKDAMQRLGEMLMIQGTIIWLPTDGSTVPDYFTPVKSTGDIVFYSAQNVILNGSFADIITFETEREEGISIKELYEEIFSFAFERQRNCNGVISVVISGVIDEYYGSRIKRSPVLSNSPHPKGRIDDAENVSEWFKTDITGSYAGDTIISAGIGIDLKNPKISVYDPSTIDSLRYSHPGDLKGDTIIQTHAAVVKGISWDKKQDIKNVIRELSESGEIIDVSHLLSKTKLRKGKVGVSYPEKIIVD from the coding sequence ATGGATATAATTACCGAAAGAAAAGAGGGGGTTTTAATTTTCAGTCTGGAAGGGAGACTTGATACAAACGGTGCGGAATTATTTGGTTCTGCTGTAAAAAATATGGTTCATTCTGATGACAAGGCTGTAGTAATTGATTTAAAAGATGTCCCTTATATTAGCAGCAGTGGAATAAGAGTTATTCTCGGACTCAAAAAGGAAATGAAAAAACGTGAAGGCGAAATCGTTTTATGTTCCCTTCAGGAGTACCCTTCAAAAGTTCTTGATATGGCAGGACTGCTGAATATTTTTAAAACTACTGATTCTGTTGATGAAGGGATAAAAAAAGCAAAAACAGGTATAGATACTCTTTCATTAATTGATGAACTGAAAAATCCTTCTACTTTAAGAAACGGGGTTCACTACACTTTTGAGTCAGGCATAGTCAGCAAAAATACAATTTTTATCTGTGGAGATGCTGAATCTGTTTTTAATTCATCTGTCACTGAAGAAAATATTTCCGAAGGGAATTTTGACATAGAGTATTCTTTTGGTCTTGGTGCCATGGGTATTGACAAAAAGGATGCCATGCAGAGACTTGGTGAGATGCTTATGATTCAGGGAACTATCATCTGGCTTCCAACAGACGGAAGCACTGTGCCTGATTATTTCACTCCTGTAAAAAGTACCGGTGATATTGTATTTTATTCAGCACAAAATGTAATATTAAACGGATCTTTTGCTGACATAATTACATTTGAAACAGAGAGGGAAGAAGGAATTTCTATTAAAGAATTATATGAAGAGATTTTTTCTTTTGCTTTTGAGCGACAAAGAAACTGCAACGGGGTAATATCTGTGGTAATATCGGGAGTTATAGATGAATATTATGGATCAAGGATAAAAAGATCGCCGGTACTTTCGAATTCACCACATCCAAAAGGCAGAATAGATGATGCAGAAAATGTTTCAGAATGGTTTAAAACTGATATAACCGGCAGTTATGCCGGAGATACGATCATTTCAGCAGGCATAGGCATTGATCTTAAAAATCCCAAAATTTCAGTATATGACCCTTCCACAATTGATTCTTTGAGATATTCACATCCGGGTGATTTAAAAGGGGATACGATTATTCAGACTCATGCGGCAGTTGTAAAAGGAATTTCCTGGGATAAAAAACAGGATATAAAAAATGTCATCCGTGAGCTGAGTGAATCCGGTGAGATTATCGATGTATCCCATCTTCTTTCAAAAACAAAATTAAGAAAAGGAAAAGTAGGTGTTTCATATCCCGAGAAAATAATTGTGGATTAA
- a CDS encoding PKD domain-containing protein — protein sequence MKNTDRIYRNIAITGMILLLMSFAVPALAEMEADFDYEMYRIDTSEWGDNPEYKDYTGIIYKVDFFDRTTGGTPKSWYWDFDDEWESSTKQNPTHIYTKTGQYTVKLTVTDSSGKVAMPVEKKFFADDDWGVYTKITPTPTPRPTPVKTPTPKPVVTQTPVPTTPTPAPNLASHTIKIPVISGEMDKLQNTYNDYISLIKALFGIITD from the coding sequence ATGAAAAACACTGACAGAATTTACAGAAATATTGCTATAACAGGAATGATTCTTTTATTGATGTCATTTGCAGTTCCGGCACTTGCTGAAATGGAAGCTGATTTTGATTATGAAATGTACAGAATCGATACATCCGAATGGGGAGATAACCCCGAATATAAGGATTATACAGGAATAATATACAAAGTGGATTTTTTTGACAGAACAACAGGCGGAACACCAAAATCATGGTACTGGGATTTTGACGATGAATGGGAATCCTCAACCAAACAGAATCCAACCCACATTTATACAAAAACAGGCCAATACACCGTTAAACTGACTGTAACCGACAGCAGTGGAAAAGTTGCAATGCCTGTTGAAAAGAAATTTTTTGCAGATGATGACTGGGGAGTTTACACAAAAATAACACCAACTCCGACACCAAGACCAACGCCTGTAAAAACACCCACACCAAAACCTGTTGTAACACAGACTCCTGTCCCCACCACACCAACACCAGCACCGAATCTCGCTTCACATACAATTAAAATTCCCGTAATCTCAGGTGAAATGGATAAGTTGCAAAACACATACAACGACTATATCAGTCTGATAAAAGCACTATTTGGGATTATAACCGATTGA
- a CDS encoding Yip1 family protein produces MQPYNSNHNNAGMAQSKVRINGQLFDLNVTKENLILSQDTQSEPYIYPISTIESANRIENEYYEPCIEIKILYDDGSNASMVMIFDFEDIREQIFSDINYFLDISRRSVKTQEIYQEYDKESYNEYSKDHYTYQSENQGGYKSDFEAEYIDNSSGKSGHTMDFQDEYDDTEHSRSFQQYKYSSGELSFIEKIIAILKNPEDIFPSLASDDILPAFIHMTLVLTIFSVVTALSSAIISSFIAPELGIFGNLLKNIPGLIILIIELLVFGIISVFVYGILVFLIAKIAGEEQVPEESLVVTMYSATPFGILGLIPLFGAFLSPLGMVFIQYKGMTEGLYADQIPAIMASVIPAIIMFGLFYYFIISGEVAYI; encoded by the coding sequence TTGCAGCCATATAACAGCAACCATAATAATGCAGGTATGGCACAATCAAAAGTACGTATTAACGGGCAGTTATTTGATCTGAATGTGACAAAAGAAAATCTGATTTTATCACAGGATACACAGTCAGAACCATATATATACCCGATAAGTACAATTGAGAGTGCAAACCGCATAGAAAATGAATATTATGAACCATGCATAGAAATCAAAATACTCTATGATGACGGAAGCAATGCTTCAATGGTTATGATATTTGATTTTGAAGATATTAGAGAACAAATATTCTCAGATATTAATTATTTCTTAGATATCAGCCGCCGGTCAGTTAAAACTCAGGAAATTTATCAGGAATATGATAAGGAGAGCTATAACGAATATTCAAAAGACCATTATACATATCAGAGTGAAAATCAAGGTGGTTACAAATCAGACTTTGAAGCTGAATATATTGACAATTCATCAGGCAAATCCGGACATACCATGGATTTTCAGGATGAATACGATGATACAGAACATAGCAGAAGTTTTCAGCAATACAAATATTCTTCAGGCGAACTTTCATTTATTGAGAAAATAATTGCAATATTAAAAAATCCCGAAGACATTTTTCCTTCACTTGCATCAGATGATATTCTCCCTGCATTTATTCACATGACTCTTGTTCTTACCATCTTCTCAGTAGTTACGGCATTGTCATCAGCAATTATTTCATCATTCATTGCACCGGAACTTGGGATTTTTGGAAACCTTCTCAAAAATATTCCTGGATTAATCATCCTCATAATTGAGTTGCTGGTATTTGGAATAATTTCAGTTTTTGTGTATGGAATACTTGTATTTTTAATTGCAAAAATTGCAGGAGAAGAACAGGTGCCTGAGGAATCCCTAGTAGTCACAATGTATTCTGCCACACCTTTTGGGATTCTTGGATTAATACCCCTTTTTGGTGCATTCTTATCACCTCTGGGGATGGTTTTCATTCAGTATAAAGGAATGACAGAAGGACTTTATGCTGACCAGATTCCGGCAATTATGGCATCAGTTATTCCGGCCATAATTATGTTTGGCTTATTTTATTATTTCATAATAAGCGGGGAGGTTGCATATATATGA
- a CDS encoding efflux RND transporter permease subunit, producing the protein MISPYKHLAEFIASKPKIVAAIIIVWFIISMYGMSQTHMKTGDDTYVDKTTPEGIVLEDYKDLFKSDAIMVIFESDDVLDKEYLKYMDTLMTDFSDEAGVKSVTSLADMVKSVNNGKLPKSQSDIINAKENIPTEILEKYLPSNMMTIGIISLDTGISDENKKTLLKNLETIISISNPTPDAKVTLSGTPAFQKQMGEEMGKSTGVLIMAAMLLMVVAVGLLFAHVSHRFLPVGIVFMGLINTFGIMGLTGISISMVVIAAFPVLIGIGIDYAIQFHSRLDEESKRQPNIEIAAKKTVENSGPSVLYAMIATSLGFIAMYISPIPMVVDFGMTCLIGVTCCYISAILIVPTYAILRRYKPKGELDEGLKKKMAAYDNLLGNVSHKIARYSVVVLLLLGLIAIVGVQLDNRVPISYDEETFVPPEMPAVVDMKKVTRTMGSTESLTIYVKGDDILNPEVIEWINDFGDYELSVHDELTSVTSISTLIKKYNGGLLPNTESEIKHIISMIPDNEKKSYLNGQMNSVIEFGMLDLEVDPTKSLVYNMRAELNWNYPPPGISAMLTGSTDLGINLVDDIANGKTQMTILGFILIFFWLILIYRRVSAISPLIPIIMIVGWNGAIMYVLGIDYTPMTAVLGSMTIGVASEYTILIMERYIEERKNGMNKYDAIRTGVQKIGTAITVSGMTTVFGFSALLLSTFNIIKNFGMVTVITVGFSLIGAIVVMPAILSLMSKFEKENEKGQLI; encoded by the coding sequence GTGATATCGCCATATAAACATCTTGCCGAATTCATTGCATCCAAACCAAAGATAGTGGCAGCAATAATTATTGTCTGGTTTATTATCTCCATGTACGGAATGTCGCAGACCCATATGAAAACAGGCGATGACACCTACGTTGACAAAACAACACCTGAGGGAATTGTACTGGAGGACTATAAAGACCTCTTTAAGTCTGATGCTATCATGGTAATTTTCGAATCAGATGATGTCCTTGATAAAGAATATCTCAAATACATGGACACCCTGATGACAGATTTTTCAGATGAGGCAGGAGTCAAAAGCGTAACCAGTCTTGCTGACATGGTAAAATCAGTGAATAACGGAAAACTTCCCAAATCACAATCTGACATCATTAACGCAAAAGAAAATATTCCCACCGAAATTCTTGAGAAATATCTTCCGTCAAATATGATGACAATAGGAATTATCTCTCTTGACACGGGGATATCAGATGAAAACAAAAAAACATTACTGAAAAATCTTGAAACCATAATCAGTATATCAAATCCCACACCTGATGCAAAGGTAACTCTCTCAGGAACACCTGCATTCCAGAAACAGATGGGAGAAGAGATGGGCAAATCAACAGGTGTCCTGATTATGGCTGCAATGCTCCTCATGGTTGTTGCAGTAGGGCTTTTATTTGCTCATGTAAGTCATCGCTTCTTACCTGTCGGCATTGTTTTCATGGGACTCATAAACACATTTGGTATTATGGGTCTGACCGGAATTTCAATAAGTATGGTTGTAATTGCCGCATTTCCGGTATTAATCGGAATTGGAATAGATTATGCCATACAGTTCCATTCAAGACTTGATGAAGAATCAAAACGTCAGCCGAACATAGAAATTGCCGCCAAAAAAACTGTTGAAAATTCAGGACCTTCTGTTCTCTATGCAATGATAGCAACATCACTGGGCTTTATTGCAATGTACATTTCACCAATACCAATGGTAGTTGATTTCGGTATGACATGTCTTATCGGAGTAACCTGCTGTTATATCTCTGCAATCCTGATTGTTCCCACATACGCAATTCTCAGGCGATATAAACCCAAAGGAGAGCTTGACGAGGGTTTAAAGAAAAAAATGGCAGCATACGACAACCTTCTTGGAAATGTCTCACATAAAATTGCCAGATATTCAGTTGTCGTTCTCTTATTATTGGGACTTATTGCAATTGTCGGTGTCCAGCTTGACAACAGAGTCCCAATAAGTTATGATGAAGAAACTTTTGTACCTCCTGAAATGCCGGCTGTTGTCGATATGAAAAAAGTAACCAGGACAATGGGTTCAACAGAAAGTCTTACTATCTATGTAAAAGGGGATGACATTCTTAATCCGGAAGTTATAGAGTGGATCAATGATTTTGGTGACTATGAATTGTCCGTTCATGATGAACTTACTTCGGTTACCAGCATATCAACACTTATAAAGAAATATAACGGTGGCCTGCTTCCAAACACCGAATCAGAAATAAAACATATTATTTCAATGATTCCGGACAATGAGAAAAAATCATATTTAAACGGCCAGATGAACTCTGTCATAGAATTCGGAATGCTTGATCTTGAAGTTGATCCGACAAAATCTCTGGTTTACAATATGAGAGCCGAACTTAACTGGAATTATCCTCCGCCGGGAATCTCTGCAATGCTTACAGGAAGCACGGATCTTGGAATAAACCTTGTAGACGATATTGCAAACGGTAAAACCCAGATGACGATTCTTGGGTTTATTCTGATATTCTTCTGGCTGATTCTTATATACAGGAGAGTCTCCGCAATTTCACCGCTCATTCCCATAATTATGATTGTCGGATGGAATGGCGCCATAATGTATGTCCTTGGAATAGATTATACTCCTATGACCGCCGTTTTGGGTTCAATGACAATTGGTGTTGCGTCGGAGTATACCATACTTATCATGGAGCGCTACATTGAGGAAAGAAAGAACGGAATGAACAAGTATGATGCAATAAGAACCGGTGTTCAAAAAATAGGCACTGCTATTACAGTATCGGGAATGACAACAGTATTCGGCTTTTCAGCATTGCTTTTGTCAACATTTAACATTATAAAAAATTTTGGCATGGTAACCGTGATTACAGTAGGATTCTCACTAATCGGCGCAATTGTAGTTATGCCTGCAATACTTTCATTAATGTCAAAGTTTGAAAAAGAAAATGAAAAGGGTCAGCTCATATAA
- a CDS encoding DUF373 family protein → MPDVRTLILCVDRDDDIGFKAGIKEPAFGRKECLDTANKLALADPEDSDLNAIFQGIKTYDELKAKEEEVFVAVIGGSHTNMIEGDRRISYELGKMIWEHEITECILVTDGAEDEFILPIIQSVVDVKSIQRVIVKQMPNLEGTYYIIKKLLDDPQIARTFLVPVGITMLLYAIANLIGSPQIAVIIVVGALGIYLLFKGLGIDEYFNYAVISLRNSLFGGRFTFVAYISAILIGLIGIILGLTSLLEWYTAEQGVLFYLLSFIYGSIGYFTIAALFASIGKIIDVYLNEPTALGRVIAIPFFVSSVGIIAYGASVYVLAIATDLDFPLPGIEGVRIIIYSTIAGLVFAASGMYSQKYISKWIKKKYNRPQKSDKLRT, encoded by the coding sequence ATGCCGGACGTGAGGACACTAATATTATGTGTCGACCGCGATGACGATATTGGATTCAAAGCAGGAATAAAAGAACCTGCTTTCGGAAGAAAAGAATGTCTCGATACAGCAAATAAGTTAGCTTTGGCTGACCCCGAAGATTCTGATTTAAACGCAATATTCCAGGGGATCAAAACATACGATGAACTAAAAGCAAAAGAAGAGGAAGTTTTTGTTGCTGTCATCGGAGGCAGTCATACAAACATGATTGAAGGGGACAGAAGAATTTCATACGAACTGGGTAAAATGATCTGGGAACATGAAATTACTGAATGTATCCTTGTAACAGACGGGGCTGAGGACGAATTTATCCTTCCGATAATTCAGTCCGTTGTAGATGTAAAGAGCATACAACGTGTTATCGTCAAACAGATGCCGAATCTTGAAGGAACATATTATATCATCAAAAAACTTCTGGATGACCCGCAGATTGCAAGAACTTTTCTTGTGCCTGTCGGAATAACAATGCTTCTTTACGCAATCGCCAACCTGATTGGAAGTCCCCAGATTGCAGTTATTATTGTGGTAGGTGCACTTGGAATATATCTGCTGTTCAAAGGTCTTGGTATAGACGAATACTTCAATTATGCTGTTATATCGTTGAGAAATTCGCTATTTGGAGGCCGTTTTACATTTGTTGCATATATCTCGGCAATACTGATAGGATTAATCGGTATTATCTTAGGTCTCACAAGTCTTCTTGAATGGTATACTGCCGAACAGGGAGTATTGTTTTACCTGCTATCATTTATTTATGGATCAATAGGGTATTTCACAATTGCAGCGCTTTTTGCATCCATTGGTAAAATAATTGATGTCTATCTGAACGAACCAACGGCTCTTGGGAGAGTTATTGCAATTCCCTTTTTTGTAAGTTCTGTTGGAATAATTGCATACGGAGCAAGTGTTTATGTCCTGGCAATTGCAACAGACCTCGATTTCCCCCTCCCGGGAATTGAAGGTGTAAGGATTATAATATACTCCACAATAGCCGGTCTGGTTTTTGCGGCATCAGGCATGTATTCACAAAAATACATCAGTAAATGGATCAAAAAGAAATATAACAGGCCCCAGAAATCAGATAAACTCAGAACTTAA
- a CDS encoding coiled-coil protein → MLNELIDKRKTVLQQSEEHKEKRNELNALASAQARERNQLNGQTREFVDEAQKNKELRDQANNDVHRLKAERNVLNEQANALFEEIDAFKKEHGAISNNRGIKDSQKQIERLEMEQQTRVLNTEKERELIEKIKQLKLSIKEQEDELEQNKEIHTKLQEAREFRKQASDLHAAVTEAAELAQKYHDLMVECYRKADKSREAADEAHKKFVEAQEAADAEHNSFIACQKEMRDFDKVIGGLRKKTKKTKVTKEQKAVRKEAEQVFQQFRSGEKLTTDDILLLQRAKLI, encoded by the coding sequence ATGTTGAACGAACTGATAGATAAAAGAAAAACTGTTCTCCAGCAATCGGAGGAACACAAAGAAAAAAGAAATGAACTTAATGCACTTGCAAGCGCCCAGGCACGTGAGCGTAACCAGCTCAATGGCCAGACAAGGGAGTTCGTCGATGAAGCACAAAAAAACAAAGAGCTTCGCGATCAGGCAAATAATGATGTTCACAGATTAAAAGCAGAAAGAAATGTTTTAAACGAACAGGCAAATGCTCTTTTTGAGGAAATTGATGCATTCAAAAAAGAACACGGTGCAATAAGCAACAACCGTGGCATTAAGGATTCACAAAAGCAGATTGAACGCCTGGAGATGGAACAGCAGACCCGCGTTTTAAACACAGAAAAAGAACGTGAACTTATCGAAAAGATAAAACAGCTCAAGCTTTCAATAAAAGAACAGGAAGACGAACTTGAGCAAAACAAAGAGATCCACACAAAACTACAGGAAGCACGTGAATTCCGCAAACAGGCTTCCGATCTCCATGCAGCTGTCACAGAAGCTGCAGAGCTTGCACAGAAATACCATGATTTAATGGTAGAGTGCTACCGTAAAGCTGACAAATCACGTGAAGCAGCAGATGAAGCTCATAAAAAATTTGTTGAAGCACAGGAAGCAGCAGATGCAGAGCACAACAGTTTCATTGCCTGCCAGAAAGAAATGCGTGATTTCGATAAAGTTATCGGCGGTCTTCGCAAGAAAACAAAGAAAACAAAGGTTACCAAAGAGCAGAAAGCAGTGCGTAAGGAAGCTGAACAGGTATTTCAGCAGTTCAGAAGCGGAGAAAAACTCACAACAGATGATATCCTGCTTCTTCAGCGTGCAAAACTTATCTAA